Genomic DNA from Klebsiella variicola:
AGGTGCTGCTCTGGCAGCAGTCGGACCGGCCGCGCTTCCCGCTGGCCGCCCCCCGCCCTGACTGGCATCCCGCCGATGGCCACCCCCAGGCCGAGCAGGCGCTAATCCTTGAGCAACTGTTGCGGCTGCCGCCCGGTATCGCGGCGGTGACGGCAGAGCGCGGGCGAGGGAAATCCGCTCTCGCGGGCATGCTGCTGCGCCAGCTTGGGGGCGAGGCCATCGTCACCGCCCCAACGCGTAGCGCCGTCGAGGTGCTGGCGAGCTTTGCCGGCGAGGCGTTCCGCTTTATGGCGCCCGATGCGCTGTTGGCGTCGCAAGAAACGGCGGCCTGGCTGATTGTCGATGAGGCCGCGTCGATCCCGGCTCCGCTTCTCCGGCAGCTGGTGAGCCGTTTTCCCCGCACGCTACTCACCACGACGGTGCAGGGTTATGAAGGCACCGGTCGCGGATTCCTGCTGAAATTTTGCGCCAGCCTGCCCCGTCTGCAGTCATTCAGCCTGAGCGCCCCGATCCGCTGGGCGGCGGGCTGTCCGCTGGAGTCAGCCATCCGTCAGTTGCTGATCTTTAACGATGAGGCATTTCGCGACGCGCCGACGGGGGAGGTGGTGCTGGAAGCGGTTAATCAGTCCTGCTGGCAATCGCAGCCAGCGCTACCGGAGGCGATGTACCAGCTATTGTCCGGGGCGCACTACCGGACTTCCCCGCTCGATCTGCGGCGCATGATGGATGCCCCCGGCCAGGCTTTTCGCTGCGCTCGCGCCAGCGGCGCGGTGGCGGGCGCGCTATGGCTGGTGGCCGAGGGGGGACTTTCTCCCGAACTTAGCCGGGCGGTGTGGGCAGGGTTTCGCCGGCCGCGCGGGAATCTGGTCGCCCAGTCGCTGGCGGCGCATGGCGGCAGTCCCCTGGCGGCGACGCTGTCCGGGCTGCGGGTCAGTCGGATCGCTGTCCATCCTGCCCGTCAGCGCGATGGTCTCGGGCAGAAGATGATCGCCAGTATCGCCGCCGATGCCGCAGGCTATGACTATCTGTCCGTCAGCTTCGGCTATACCCCTGAGCTGTGGCGCTTCTGGCAACGCTGCGGGTTTATCCTCGTGCGGCTGGGAACCCATCGCGAGGCCAGCAGCGGCTGCTATACCGCGATGGCTCTGTTCCCGCTGACTGCGGCGGGGCACCAGCTCGCGCAGCGGGAGACGCAGCGGCTGCTGCGGGATGAATATTGGCTTCGCCCGTGGCGGGACGAATCCGCGCCGCTGCCGGCCGTCGCAGACGCTATGCTTAGTGATGAGGACTGGCTGGAAGCGGCGAGCTTTGCTTTCGCCCATCGCCCGCTGGCCGCGGCGCTGGGCTGCCTCAACCGCCTGCTGATGCAGGCCGACATGCCGTTGCCGGCTCTGCGCGGACGTCTGCAGGGGGAAGAGGAAGCCGCGCTGTGTGCTGCGCTGCGGCTGACGGGGCGTAAAGCCCTGCTGGCGAGATGGCGTGTTGAGGCCGCTGACGCCTTGCGCTTCCTCGATGCAGC
This window encodes:
- a CDS encoding tRNA(Met) cytidine acetyltransferase TmcA; protein product: MMDALLDLTAQMAREGIRRLLVLSGDEAWTLQQAQALRERLGGDGLWVGSDPVSAPCVAPGALKTLLGREVMHAFFDARRGCDVAALAALSGTLRAGSWLVLLTPPFADWPTRADEDSLRWSDTPDPIVTPNFVHRCCRQFIADPEVLLWQQSDRPRFPLAAPRPDWHPADGHPQAEQALILEQLLRLPPGIAAVTAERGRGKSALAGMLLRQLGGEAIVTAPTRSAVEVLASFAGEAFRFMAPDALLASQETAAWLIVDEAASIPAPLLRQLVSRFPRTLLTTTVQGYEGTGRGFLLKFCASLPRLQSFSLSAPIRWAAGCPLESAIRQLLIFNDEAFRDAPTGEVVLEAVNQSCWQSQPALPEAMYQLLSGAHYRTSPLDLRRMMDAPGQAFRCARASGAVAGALWLVAEGGLSPELSRAVWAGFRRPRGNLVAQSLAAHGGSPLAATLSGLRVSRIAVHPARQRDGLGQKMIASIAADAAGYDYLSVSFGYTPELWRFWQRCGFILVRLGTHREASSGCYTAMALFPLTAAGHQLAQRETQRLLRDEYWLRPWRDESAPLPAVADAMLSDEDWLEAASFAFAHRPLAAALGCLNRLLMQADMPLPALRGRLQGEEEAALCAALRLTGRKALLARWRVEAADALRFLDAARAEALRQQVAHLQLF